One Enterobacter asburiae genomic window, GCAGGCCGATCAGTTCCCCTGCGGTACGCACCGCGGCAAAGGCGAGCTGCATGGTAAAGCCGACGGCGACGCCAATCATCACCTGCTGCAGAGCCACCCACACCGCGTTCGCCGAGAAAATCGGAATATCCACGGGGGGGAGAGAGGGCGCAACGATAATGGAGATGATAATGCCCAGCCCCACCTTGACGCGCTTGGGTATCGATTTCTCACTGAGAATGGGGGCGGTGGAGATCAGCGCCATGATGCGCAGCATCGGCCAGAAATAGACGCCGAGCCACTGAACCCACTGGTCGCTGGTGAAGTGCAGCATCGTCAGGTCAGCCGATGATGTACGGCAGATTGGTAAACAGGTTGCGCATATAGTCCAGCAACAGGTTCAGCATCCAGGGCCCGGCGACGATAATCGCCACGAACACGGCGATGATTTTCGGGATGAACGACAGCGTCATTTCGTTAATCTGCGTGGCGGCCTGCAGGATACTGATAATCAGACCGGTAACCAGCGCGACAAGCAGCAGCGGCGCGGCAACGGCAATCGCGATTTTCATCGCTTCCGTGCCCATCATCATGACCGATTCGGGTGTCATTACCGTTCCTTAACTGTAGAAACTCTGCGCCAAAGAACTGACCAGCAGCTGCCAGCCGTCGACCAGAACAAAGAGCATGATCTTAAAGGGCAGGGCAATGGTCGCGGGCGGCACCATCATCATCCCGAGCGCCATCAGGACGCTGGCGATCACCAGGTCGATAATCAGGAACGGAATAAAGATGGTAAAGCCAATCTGGAACGCGGTTTTCAGCTCGCTGGTGACATAGGCTGGCAGAAGAATACGCATTGGCACTGATTCCGGTCCCTGCAGCTCGCCGGTGTTGGACAGGCGGGCAAAGAGGGCCAGGTCGGCTTCGCGCGTCTGGCGCAGCATAAATTCTCGCAGCGGCTGAGCGCCTTTATCCAGCGCCTCCTGCATGGAGATTTTGTCTTCGCTGAACGGCTGGTAGGCGTCGGTATAAATCTTATCGATAACCGGCGACATAATGAAAAAGGTCAAAAACAGCGCCAGGCCAAGCAGAACCTGGTTTGGCGGCGCGGAAGGGGTTCCCAGCGCGTTTCGCAGCAGACCAAAGACGATGATGATGCGGGTGAAGCTGGTCATCATCAGCAGGATGGCCGGAATAAACGTCAGCGAGGTGATGAAAACCAGCGTCTGGACCGGAAGCGACCAGCTTTGTCCGCCGCCCGCGAGAGGGGTTGAGACCAGACCGGGCAGTTGGGCATAAACCGCGGGAGCAAACAGGCCAACGCCCGCAAGCGTCAGGGATAACAAACGGCGCATCAGGATCTCCCGGAACGCTTAAGCAAACTCTTCATGACGGACTGAAAATCCGCGGGGGCGTCTGCGCGCTCGTCCACCACTACAGGGGCGGGCGGCAGCTTATGTAATACGCTGATGTTTGAGGCCGTGACGCCCAGGACCAGGCGCGCGTCGTCCACTTCGACGATGACCACGCGTTCCCGTGGCCCCAGCGTGGTGCTGGCGCTGACCTTCAGGCCGCGGGCACCAGCGGTCTTACCCGCCAGACCAAAGCGCTTCGCCAGCCAGGCGGCGATAAGGATAAAGGCAATAATACAGAACAATGCCCCGCTCACCTGGAGCAGAGGCGAGCCGGGAACGGCAGAAGGCTGTGATATTGTTGCCTGGGTTTTCATGCTTAACGGCTCAGACGACGCATACGTTCAGACGGGGTAATGATGTCGGTGATACGTACGCCGTATTTATCGGCAACCACCACCACTTCACCCTGGGCAATCAGATAGCCGTTGATCAGAATATCCAGCGGCTCGCCGGCCAGACCGTCAAGGGCCACCACGGAACCCTGCGTCAGGCGCAGCAGCTCTTTAATGGTCATCCGGGTGCGTCCCAGCTCAACGGTCAGCTTAACCGGGATATCCATAATCAGGTCGATGTCCTGCAGCGTGCCGCTGACATCACCGCCGCCGAGCTGCTGGAATACGGCATCCGCAGCACTTTTGGCCGGGGGTGCTTTTTGCTCGTTTAACGCGTCAGCCCACAGATCGTCCAGTGCTCCGCTGTTTTCATCGGACGGATTGTTCATGTCACTCATTTGGGCTGTTCCTCATTCAGCGAATTCAAAATCGGGTTGATCAAGTGCTCAACGCGTAACGCATACTGACCGTTAATCGTGCCGTACTGGCTTGTCAGCACGGGGACACCATCCACATGGGCAATAATGCGGTCGGGTTTTTCTATCGGCAAAACATCGCCGGGTTGTAATTTCAGGATCTGAGATAATCGCAGCGGGATATCGGCGAAGCTCGCCACCAGCTCAAGCTGCGAGTGCTGGACCTGGCGAACCAGGTTTTCACGCCAGTTCTGGTCTTCGTTGCGGGAGTTCTCCAGCGGCGGGTTAACCAGCAGCTCGCGCAGCGGTTCGATCATGCTGAACGGCAGGCAGATGTTGAACTCGCCGGTCAGGTTACCGATCTCCACGTGGAACGGGGTGTTAACGACGATATCGTTCGGGGAGGTGGTGATATTGGTAAATTTCACCTGCATCTCAGAACGGACGTACTCCACTTCCAGCGGGTTAATCGCTTTCCACGCGTCGCTGTAAGACTCCAGCGCCAGCTTCAGCATGCGGTTAATGACGCGCTGTTCGGTGTGGGTGAATTCACGACCTTCTACTTTGGTCGGGAAACGCCCGTCGCCGCCGAACAGGTTATCCACCGCGATGAACACCAGGCTTGGCGAAAACACCACCAGACCGGTGCCGCGCAGCGGCTTCAGATGAATCAGGTTAAGGTTGGTTGGCACCGGCAGGTTGCGGGCAAACTCATGATACGGCTGAATGCGGATCGCACCGACCGTGATATCCGGGCTACGACGCAGCAGGTTAAACAGCCCCATACGGAACTGACGTGCAAAACGTTCGTTAATGATCTCCAGCGCCTGCAGACGTTCACGTACCACGCGACGCTGGGTATTCGGGTCATAGGGACGAATATCGCTATCGCCGCCAATACCCGGTTTAGGATCATCATTGTTATCGCTGTCGCCGTTGAGCAGCGCATCGATTTCTGCCTGAGAAAGAATACTGTCGCCCATGTCGTTACCGCAGAATGAATGCTGTATACAGAACGTCAGTGACTTCCTGCTTAGGTTGGCCGTTTACCAGCGGGGTCGCCAGCGTTTGTTTAATAGCGTCGACCAGCTTTTGCTTACCCACATCGGTGGCCAGCGCCGAAGCGTCCTGACGAGAGAACAGCAGCAGAAGTCTGCTGCGCACTTCTGGAAGGTAATCGTTCAGACGTGAACGGGTGGCTTCATCTTTCAGGCGCAGCGTAATGCCAACATAAAGCACGCGATCCGCATCACCCAGGTTGACGGTGAAGGTATCCAGCGGGAAGAAGACTGGAGCCGGCGGAGGTGGCGCTTCAGCTTTGGCTGCAGCGGTGGTAGGTTCCTGCTGCATACGCCAGTAACTATAGCCCGCGGTAGCGCAGGCGGCGAGCGTGATCAACACCAGCAGCGGGATCCAGATGGAACGCTTACTTTTTTTGGTGATAGCGGAGTCAGTCATCTGATACGAGCTTCCTGTTTCGGTACAGCTTAATAAGGTGATTATCCCGTGTCCTGCTGTCGTCAAAGCGTGGAAAAGACGGGGATAATCACGCTACCTCTGGCGTTTAGGCGAAGATGTCTACGGCACTGTTACCGCGCGCTGCGGATTGCAGGGCGGCAGGGACAGGCAGTAGCTCATCGCTCTCTTCATTAAAACCGCCGGTGTTGCCGGAACGCGAAGCCTGGTGCTGCTGCTGGGAGGAAGACTGCTGCTGCCCGGCGAAGCTCTCGCTGCTGACGCTGCTCTGCGAAAGCTGAATGCCGTTCTCCGCCAGCGAGGTCCGCAGTACCGGCAGCGCGGCTTCCAGTGCCGCACGGACATGGCTGTGCGCAGAGACCATCTGCAGCTGCGCCTGGTTATCATCCAGCTTGAGCGAAATTTGCACCTGACCCAGATCTTCCGGGTGCAGACGCAGCTCTGCCGTCTGCTGGCCCTGCTTAGTGAACAGGGTGATGTGCTGGCTCAGGGATTGCTGCCATTCGTGGGTTCCCAGAGGCTGGCTTAACACCGGCGCGGTGGCGACGGTGGCGGCCGTCTGGCTGGTCGCATGGCTGGACATAATCGGTGCCAGGGTGGCTGTTGGGGAGGCTGAAGAGGAAGAGCTGGCGAGCTCCTGCTTCTCTGCCGCCGCGGCCACGGCCGGGGTTGCCGGCGCGTTGCCCGACAGGGCCAGATCGTTGTTTTTCACCTGGCTCTGATAAGGCACAGAACTCTGCGCTTTATCATGGCTTCCCGGAAGCGCGTTCAGGGACGGTTGACCCGCGCCATTGTGCGAAAGCGCCGCGGAATTCAGCGTTGAGGTGGCCGTAACGCCGTCACTGCCTGCCGCGCGAGAGGCGGTAGTTTGCTGGTGCGGAAGCATCGCCATCAGCGCGCTTAATCCGGCCAGCTCTTCTTCGCTCAGCTCGCTTTTACCGTCATCCTTGCTGTTTGCCGCATTGAGGGTCTTCAGCGCGTCGCCCTTAGACAGCGGCACCAGCCCGGAAACCAGCGTATCAAGCGGCGTGACGGGCGAGGTTTCATCGCCATTCAGCGCGGTTTGGCGCGAAAGCAGGTCGGCAATTTTGGCCTGCAGGGTGGTATCCTCTTTGGCATCCTGAGCCACCTTTGACAGTTTACTGCCTGCGGCTTTCAGGTCAGCCAGGGTCAGCGGCGCATCTTTGCCCTTGCCCGTTGCGTCCGACAGGGCGCCCGCCAGCAGAGAGAGAAAGTCCTGTGCACCGTCGGTGCCTTTCCCCGTTTGCGTGCCGCCTGACAGGTCGCTGTCGCTCATCAGCAGTTGTTGCAGTGTGATCATTCCGGTTTCCTCATTGATGCGCGCTGGGCAAACTCATCCATTTTCTTCTGATCCAGACGGTTTTCCGCCAGGGTCGTTGCCGCGATCTGTCGGTCCTGCAAAGTCTGCCAGGCCTGCAGCCGCTGCTTTTTCTCGCGCCAGAAATTCAGCGCGGTATCGACTTTCTGGGTCCACTGGTTAAGCTGCTGGCGATGCTGATCTATCGCCTTCTCCAGCGTCTGGATAAACTGCTGATAGTTAATCCAGCGCTGGCTTCCAATGCCCTGTGTCATATCGGTATTGAGGTTGGTGCGATATTCATGCTGATAGTCGATCAACATCTTCAACTGTTCTTCAGCCTGCTGGCACCCGCGTCGCATTGCGCCAAGCTGCAATGCGGCATCATCAACTTCTTTTTCAGCCAGATCTTTCAGCGTTGATAACGCGCTGTTTTGCGCCATGACCTTCGCCCTCCACCTGTGTTACACCTGCGGGAAAATCAGCTCCAGTGCCTGAATTGAATCTTCCCAGTCGGCGCGTTCAAAAATGCCTTGTTGCAAAAATGCCTCCAGCTGCGGCCACAGGCTAATCGCTTTGTCGAGCATCGGGTCGCTGCCTTTGGCATACGCCCCCACGCTGACCAGATCGCGGTTGCGCTGGAAGCTGGAGAGGAGTTGTTTGAAGTTACGCACGCGTGCGTAGTGCTTCTCGGTTATCAGCGCCGTCATTGCGCGGCTGATAGAGGCTTCAATATCAATGGCCGGGTAGTGTCCGGCTTCGGCCAGACGACGCGACAGCACAATATGACCGTCAAGGATCGCGCGCGCGGAGTCGGCAATCGGGTCCTGCTGGTCATCGCCTTCCGTCAGTACCGTATAGAACGCGGTGATGGAGCCGCCGCCGGTGATGCCGTTCCCCGCGCGCTCAACGAGGGCAGGGAGCTTGGCGAAGACCGAAGGCGGGTAGCCTTTGGTCGCCGGTGGCTCACCGATGGCCAGCGCGATTTCACGCTGCGCCATCGCGTAACGGGTCAGGGAATCCATGATCAGCAGCACGTGCTTGCCGCGGTCCCGGAAATCTTCGGCAATACGGGTGGCATAGGCGGCACCCTGCATACGCAGCAGCGGCGACACATCCGCCGGCGCGGCGATAACCACCGAGCGGGCGCGGCCTTCCGCACCCAGAATGTTTTCAATAAAGTCTTTTACTTCACGACCACGTTCGCCGATCAGCCCCACGACGATCACATCGGCCTGGGTATAGCGTGCCATCATGCCGAGCAGGACGGATTTGCCCACGCCTGACCCGGCGAACAGGCCCATACGCTGCCCACGTCCCACGGTCAGCAGGGCGTTAATCGGGCGCACGCCGGTGTCCAGCACATGTTCGATAGGGGTACGCTGCAGGGGGTTAAACGGCTGGGTGATCAGCGCGCCGGTTTCGGTGGTGTCCGGGGAGGGCAGCCCGTCGAGCGGCTTGCCGCTGCCGTCCAGCACGCGGCCCAGCAGGGCAGGGCCAAGCGGCAGCTGTTTCCCGCTTTGCAGCCCGTCGCCAGAAATGTTTTTGGCATACACGCGCGCGCCGGGCAGAATGCCTTCCACCTCTTCAAGCGGCATCAGGAACAGACGCTGGCCGTTAAATCCGACCACTTCGCTTTCAACTTCACGCGTTTCCAGACCATCCTGACGCTCAATGACGCAGGTCGCGCCCAGCGGAAGCTGCAGGCCGGTGGCCTCCAGAACCAGACCGGTGGCGCGCGTCAGTCGCCCATAACGACGAACAGACGGCAGTTGCGCCATCTTTGTCTCAAAGTTGTCGAGCGTGGTGAGCCAGCGGGTGAGGCGCGCAGTCATCAGACGACTCCCGGTGCCGCCAGGCGGCACAGTTCCTGCCAGCGGGTGGCGACGCTGGCATCCAGGTCACCTTCATCGGCAGAGACTTTGCAGCCGCCGTGATGTAGCGACGGGTCGCCGCGCAGACGCCAGCCGTGCAGGTTTAGCGTCGCCCCCAGGCTTTCTTCAACGCGCTGCAGATCGTCCGGATGGACGCGCAGCTGAGGCTTCCCGCTGAACAGCGGCTCCTGCTGAAGCAGACCCTGAATTTGTTTTATCAACGCAGTGTTATCCACCACGGGCGTCTGGCCGATAACCTGACGCGCGGCTTCCAGCGCCATCTGCATCAGTCGCGAGGCAATCACGCTGTCCAGCGCGTCCAGCGTGTGCTGGAACTCGCTGACCAGCTGCTGCATGCGGGCATGGATCGGCGCCTGCTGCTGGCGCGCCTGATCGATGCCGTGCTCTAATCCTTTCGCCAGACCTTCCTGATAGCCAAGGTCGTGGCCTTTCTGCCGGCCTTCGTTCAGACCGGCATTATAGCCCTGCTCGTGCGCCTGCATTTGCAGCTGAGCCAGCATCTGAGCCTGCTGCTCCTCTTCGCTCAGCTCGGGCTGCTCGACGTCCGGGTCAAGCTCCTCGGTTGCGATGACGGCTGGCGTGAACTCAGAGAGGGGAGGGGCCAGATCGTCAGGCGTCCAGCGCTTCCACGGCAGCTCATTAGACATAGGTGTCGTCTCCGCTGCCAATCACCATCTCGCCGGTTTCCGCCAGACGACGAACAATAAGCAGAATGGCTTTCTGTTCGTTTTCCACCTGAGACAGACGCACCGGGCCGCGGTTGGCAAGGTCGTCGCGCAGGATATCGGCCGCACGCTGAGACATGTTGCGCAGGAATTTCTCGCGCAGCGGCTGCTCGGCGCCTTTGAGGGCGATAAGCAGTGACTCGGAGTCCACTTCTTGGAGCAGGCGCTGGATGCTGCGGTCGTCCACTTCCACGAGGTTTTCGAACAGGAACATCTCGTCGATGATTTTCTGGGCCAGCTCGCCGTCGAATTCGCGAACCGCCGTAATGACGGCCTCTTCCTGCTGCGTTTTCATCAGGTTGATGATTTCCGCCGCCGTTCTCACGCCGCCCATCTTGCTGCGCTTGAGGTTCTGGCCGTCGAGCAGGTTGTTCAGCACTTCGGTCAGCTCCGCCAGCGCGGCTGGCTGGACGCCGCCGAAGGTCGCGATACGCAGCATCACATCGTGGCGCAGGCGTTCTTCGAACAGCGCCAGAATATCGGCCGCCTGGCCACGTTTGAGGTGGACAAGGATGGTGGCGATAATCTGCGGGTGCTCGTCGCGAATAAGGTCGGCGGCACTCTGCGGTTCCATAAAGTTGAGCGTTTCGATACCGCTGGCGGTATCGCGCGTTTCCAGAATATCTTCCAGCAGGCTGGCGGCACGCTCTTCGCCCAGCGCCTTGACCAGCACGGAACGCAGGTAGTCGTTGGCGTTGACGTTCAGCGCGGCAAACTGTTCGGCTTCCTGTTCAAATTCTGACAGCACTTCGGTCAGCTGTTTATTGGAGATTTGACGCACGTTGGCCATCGCCGCACTGAGAATCTGCACTTCACGCTGGGAGAGGTGTTTAAACACCTCTGCCGCGCGATCTTCGCCAATGGTCATCAACAGGATGACGCTTTTATCGGTGCCCGTAAGCGTATTACTCATGTTCGTTACCCATCCACTGGCGGATGACCAGCGCCACGACGCGCGGATCGTTATCTGACATTTCGCGAATGCGCTGGCTCATGACCTCAGCGCCCATGCGCTGGTTAGCACGACGCTGCTGCATCTGTTCATCTTTACTGAGGCGAACTTCAACCGCTTCTTCCGTTTCCTGACGCGTAGACATCTGTTCGCGAGCCGCTTTTTCGGCTTCAGCGCGACGCTGAAGCTGCGGACGAACGCCCTTACGCCACAGCAGCCACGCGACAATCAGCACCAGCAGCCAGCGTCCTGCGGACATCAGCTGATCGATAAACGCCTGCTGTTGCCAGAACGGCAGTTCACCGCCGGTCTCTTCAACCGAGTTGAACGGTGAGTTCACCACGTTGAGGGTATCGCCGCGCTTCTCGGAGTAACCCATCGCTTCACGAGTCAGGTTTTCAATCTGCTTCATCTGCTCGGCGGTCAGCGGCAACGGTTTGCCATCCGCCAGCGTTTTGTAGTTCACCACCACCGCAACGGAAAGACGCTGAATATCGCCCACGTTCAGTTTAGTGTGGCGAATCGTCCGATCCACTTCGTAGTTCGTGGTTTCGTTACGGCTGCTGGTACGCGGACCGGCGTTATTGGTTGTTGAGGTGGTCTGCTGATTTTGCTGACCGTTCTGCTGATTGGCCGGAGGCGTGGAAATCGGCGCCGCGTTAGCCGGGGCAGGCTGGTTAGACAGTGCGCCCGGCACGCCGCCCGGGTATGCACCGCCGACCTGCTCGTTCGAATTGATCTGGCGTGAACGCATCACCGCCTGAGCCGCATCGCCGTTCGGGCTGTATTGTTCTTCAGTTTGTTCTTTATTCGCGAAGTCGATCTGCGCGGTAACCTGCGCGTGCACGTTGCTGTTACCCACGACCGGGCCGAGGATGGCTTCAATACGGCGCTGGAGACGGCTTTCGACATCGGAGGCATACTTCAGTTGCGCATCATTCAGATCGCGACCGGCGGTATTGGATTGCGTCAGCAGGTGACCGCTTTGGTCAACCAGCGTCACGTTACCCGGCGGCAGACCAGCGACCGCGCTGGAGACGAGGTGCGTCACCGCGCTGATTTGCCCTTCGTCCAGCGCGCGGCCAGCCTGGAGGTTCACGGTAACGGAAGCCGAAGGTGATTTCTGTTCACGGACAAACAAAGAAGGTTTAGGCATCGCCAGGTGCACGCGGGCACTCTTCACCGGGCCTAATGTTTCAATGGTGCGGGCCAGCTCACCTTCCAGCGCACGCTGGTAGTTCACCTGCTCGCTGAACTGGCTGATACCGAATTTTTCCTGATCTAGCAGCTCAAAGCCAACGGCACCGCCCTTCGGCAGCCCCTGCTGAGCCAGACGCAGACGCAGTTCGTGCACCTTATCTGCCGGTACCTCAAGCGCACCGCCGTTATCGGCAAAGCGATAAGGGATGTTCATCTGGGTAAGCTGGGTGACGATGGCACCGCCATCCTGATCGGAAAGGTTGCTGTAGAGCGTCCGGTAATCAGGGCTTTTCGCCCACAGGACCATCGCTACAAGGATCGCAATTGCGGCAGCGCCT contains:
- the fliF gene encoding flagellar basal-body MS-ring/collar protein FliF, producing MSATASTAPQNKSLEWMNRLRANPKIPLIVAGAAAIAILVAMVLWAKSPDYRTLYSNLSDQDGGAIVTQLTQMNIPYRFADNGGALEVPADKVHELRLRLAQQGLPKGGAVGFELLDQEKFGISQFSEQVNYQRALEGELARTIETLGPVKSARVHLAMPKPSLFVREQKSPSASVTVNLQAGRALDEGQISAVTHLVSSAVAGLPPGNVTLVDQSGHLLTQSNTAGRDLNDAQLKYASDVESRLQRRIEAILGPVVGNSNVHAQVTAQIDFANKEQTEEQYSPNGDAAQAVMRSRQINSNEQVGGAYPGGVPGALSNQPAPANAAPISTPPANQQNGQQNQQTTSTTNNAGPRTSSRNETTNYEVDRTIRHTKLNVGDIQRLSVAVVVNYKTLADGKPLPLTAEQMKQIENLTREAMGYSEKRGDTLNVVNSPFNSVEETGGELPFWQQQAFIDQLMSAGRWLLVLIVAWLLWRKGVRPQLQRRAEAEKAAREQMSTRQETEEAVEVRLSKDEQMQQRRANQRMGAEVMSQRIREMSDNDPRVVALVIRQWMGNEHE
- the fliQ gene encoding flagellar biosynthesis protein FliQ encodes the protein MTPESVMMMGTEAMKIAIAVAAPLLLVALVTGLIISILQAATQINEMTLSFIPKIIAVFVAIIVAGPWMLNLLLDYMRNLFTNLPYIIG
- the fliH gene encoding flagellar assembly protein FliH is translated as MSNELPWKRWTPDDLAPPLSEFTPAVIATEELDPDVEQPELSEEEQQAQMLAQLQMQAHEQGYNAGLNEGRQKGHDLGYQEGLAKGLEHGIDQARQQQAPIHARMQQLVSEFQHTLDALDSVIASRLMQMALEAARQVIGQTPVVDNTALIKQIQGLLQQEPLFSGKPQLRVHPDDLQRVEESLGATLNLHGWRLRGDPSLHHGGCKVSADEGDLDASVATRWQELCRLAAPGVV
- the fliP gene encoding flagellar type III secretion system pore protein FliP (The bacterial flagellar biogenesis protein FliP forms a type III secretion system (T3SS)-type pore required for flagellar assembly.), translated to MRRLLSLTLAGVGLFAPAVYAQLPGLVSTPLAGGGQSWSLPVQTLVFITSLTFIPAILLMMTSFTRIIIVFGLLRNALGTPSAPPNQVLLGLALFLTFFIMSPVIDKIYTDAYQPFSEDKISMQEALDKGAQPLREFMLRQTREADLALFARLSNTGELQGPESVPMRILLPAYVTSELKTAFQIGFTIFIPFLIIDLVIASVLMALGMMMVPPATIALPFKIMLFVLVDGWQLLVSSLAQSFYS
- the fliN gene encoding flagellar motor switch protein FliN; translation: MSDMNNPSDENSGALDDLWADALNEQKAPPAKSAADAVFQQLGGGDVSGTLQDIDLIMDIPVKLTVELGRTRMTIKELLRLTQGSVVALDGLAGEPLDILINGYLIAQGEVVVVADKYGVRITDIITPSERMRRLSR
- the fliK gene encoding flagellar hook length control protein FliK, with protein sequence MITLQQLLMSDSDLSGGTQTGKGTDGAQDFLSLLAGALSDATGKGKDAPLTLADLKAAGSKLSKVAQDAKEDTTLQAKIADLLSRQTALNGDETSPVTPLDTLVSGLVPLSKGDALKTLNAANSKDDGKSELSEEELAGLSALMAMLPHQQTTASRAAGSDGVTATSTLNSAALSHNGAGQPSLNALPGSHDKAQSSVPYQSQVKNNDLALSGNAPATPAVAAAAEKQELASSSSSASPTATLAPIMSSHATSQTAATVATAPVLSQPLGTHEWQQSLSQHITLFTKQGQQTAELRLHPEDLGQVQISLKLDDNQAQLQMVSAHSHVRAALEAALPVLRTSLAENGIQLSQSSVSSESFAGQQQSSSQQQHQASRSGNTGGFNEESDELLPVPAALQSAARGNSAVDIFA
- the fliJ gene encoding flagellar export protein FliJ, whose translation is MAQNSALSTLKDLAEKEVDDAALQLGAMRRGCQQAEEQLKMLIDYQHEYRTNLNTDMTQGIGSQRWINYQQFIQTLEKAIDQHRQQLNQWTQKVDTALNFWREKKQRLQAWQTLQDRQIAATTLAENRLDQKKMDEFAQRASMRKPE
- the fliM gene encoding flagellar motor switch protein FliM — translated: MGDSILSQAEIDALLNGDSDNNDDPKPGIGGDSDIRPYDPNTQRRVVRERLQALEIINERFARQFRMGLFNLLRRSPDITVGAIRIQPYHEFARNLPVPTNLNLIHLKPLRGTGLVVFSPSLVFIAVDNLFGGDGRFPTKVEGREFTHTEQRVINRMLKLALESYSDAWKAINPLEVEYVRSEMQVKFTNITTSPNDIVVNTPFHVEIGNLTGEFNICLPFSMIEPLRELLVNPPLENSRNEDQNWRENLVRQVQHSQLELVASFADIPLRLSQILKLQPGDVLPIEKPDRIIAHVDGVPVLTSQYGTINGQYALRVEHLINPILNSLNEEQPK
- the fliG gene encoding flagellar motor switch protein FliG, which encodes MSNTLTGTDKSVILLMTIGEDRAAEVFKHLSQREVQILSAAMANVRQISNKQLTEVLSEFEQEAEQFAALNVNANDYLRSVLVKALGEERAASLLEDILETRDTASGIETLNFMEPQSAADLIRDEHPQIIATILVHLKRGQAADILALFEERLRHDVMLRIATFGGVQPAALAELTEVLNNLLDGQNLKRSKMGGVRTAAEIINLMKTQQEEAVITAVREFDGELAQKIIDEMFLFENLVEVDDRSIQRLLQEVDSESLLIALKGAEQPLREKFLRNMSQRAADILRDDLANRGPVRLSQVENEQKAILLIVRRLAETGEMVIGSGDDTYV
- the fliL gene encoding flagellar basal body-associated protein FliL; its protein translation is MTDSAITKKSKRSIWIPLLVLITLAACATAGYSYWRMQQEPTTAAAKAEAPPPPAPVFFPLDTFTVNLGDADRVLYVGITLRLKDEATRSRLNDYLPEVRSRLLLLFSRQDASALATDVGKQKLVDAIKQTLATPLVNGQPKQEVTDVLYTAFILR
- the fliI gene encoding flagellar protein export ATPase FliI translates to MTARLTRWLTTLDNFETKMAQLPSVRRYGRLTRATGLVLEATGLQLPLGATCVIERQDGLETREVESEVVGFNGQRLFLMPLEEVEGILPGARVYAKNISGDGLQSGKQLPLGPALLGRVLDGSGKPLDGLPSPDTTETGALITQPFNPLQRTPIEHVLDTGVRPINALLTVGRGQRMGLFAGSGVGKSVLLGMMARYTQADVIVVGLIGERGREVKDFIENILGAEGRARSVVIAAPADVSPLLRMQGAAYATRIAEDFRDRGKHVLLIMDSLTRYAMAQREIALAIGEPPATKGYPPSVFAKLPALVERAGNGITGGGSITAFYTVLTEGDDQQDPIADSARAILDGHIVLSRRLAEAGHYPAIDIEASISRAMTALITEKHYARVRNFKQLLSSFQRNRDLVSVGAYAKGSDPMLDKAISLWPQLEAFLQQGIFERADWEDSIQALELIFPQV
- the fliO gene encoding flagellar biosynthetic protein FliO, which encodes MKTQATISQPSAVPGSPLLQVSGALFCIIAFILIAAWLAKRFGLAGKTAGARGLKVSASTTLGPRERVVIVEVDDARLVLGVTASNISVLHKLPPAPVVVDERADAPADFQSVMKSLLKRSGRS